ATGCCCTGTACTTCTGGAAACTGGTACTAGTACTACCGCTTGGTTTGCAGTTCTTCTTTGTTTTCTCGGTTGACGAGCTGATCTGGATGTTGATGGGGACGAGCTGGGGAGGAATCGCTGGATAGTTAATTAATTGGGGTCAAGATGGCAAGCTTTCGCTGGCAAATTAAAGGTTGCACACCGTCTTCTACGGCGTACAGCAGCGTTGACGCTTGGAGATAGACACCTTCTGTCTCGATTGAATACATAATTTGCATGGACTGCGTGCATTGTTCTTAgttgtaagagcaagtttaatagtattagctaactactagctccaaattatcTGTTCatacatgtcatacacacattacgtcttggagtccgtgctgtaattggctacaaatatgtagcccgctgctcttctctcttcctttatctttttaaaatatgtttatagctagcttatagccagctattgtacctgctctaatagtatagccaactactagcttcaaattatctatagtcaatgtaatagccaatttatacaatagttgcttactatactgtTAATATATGGTCATACCTATCATATACActctgcgtcttggagtccgtactgtagctggctatagatctatagcccgctgtttttttttctcatcttttatcttattaaaatatgtttatagctgattaatagtctgctattgtacctgctctgagGATAATTTAGTGTGCAAATGGCGCTGAACAGTCGAAGATGAAAGCtctgtttttttagataaattgtttttttagatgAAAGCTCTGTTTGGAAAATATTAAGATTAGAAGAAACAACCGATAAAGTAACTTGTTGGTGagagttaaaaaaaataggttCTTTTAGCTTcttatttctaatttattttctgcattTTATAGCATCAAATTTTCAGAATTTGTATGAAAATCTAAATTGTTTAAAGGGAAAATTCTAAGACAAAGCGTAGCGCCTCTGCTaactgcagctagctagcctgcAAGCATCCAAGCAGGTCTTCTACGTTCCAACTAGGAGTTGATTAGTACTCCTACTTGATTGTTAATGCTGCAGGTCAATTAGGTTAGGTCTCATGCATCCAAGCAAAGGATGCAGGGGAGGTTAGTGCTGACTTCTGAATGTCGGTAGAGGCCGCAAAAGACGCTTTCCATATCAACCATGCAGGCCATCACGTTGCTTGATGCTTATGCTTTGCACTCAGTTCATGTGGATCGATTTTCTTTTAGGGGGTTTCTTTCTTAATTTGTTCGTTGCATTCAGACTGCATATATACTATAGAGTTTATTTGTAGACGATTTGGTCGTTTTGATATTATGATACTATGTCATTTCATTTATTATAAAGTCAAAACTTACGGAAGCACACGGCTCGCATCCGTCCTCCATTTGGCTTTTTCAAATTTGTAAGACCAGATCTTCTGCATGAGCTTTCTTCGTGCTTTGCATTTGCACTGTAtctttagttccaaaataattctttaaactttcaacttttccatcacatcaaaacttttctatacacacaaacttccaacttttccgtcacatcgttccaatttcaactaaacttttaattttgatgtgaactaaacacagccttatttTGATGACGAGAGCGTCTAACAAACTCAAATGGCAGGTACAAATGGACAATGTCAAATGTCTCTTCAAAGAGTTCAGTAGTCGGTACTCATGTGGGTTGGAAAATAAAAGTCCAACTGTAGACCAATAATTAGGTCATTCAATTTGTTTTTGAATGGATTGGTCACGCAAATTTCAAGTAATTTTGATGTTAGGAATAATTAGATGCAGGTCAAGGACTGCGACTAGTAGGCTGTAGGCATGGAAATACATGAGAGGGTCCAAAGCTAGCTTTTGTGTGcaatctatttttatttttactatctagtagagcaagtttaaggtgaataacttgtaaaataatttttaaaagccAAACATGTCTAATTTTACGTAGAGATACAGGGCTTGTTTATTTGTGCCCAAACTCAACCAAACCAGAACAATTGGCAATCCAGAAATTAGTCAACCATTTGGTTTGTGGTTCGGCTTATTGAATTGAGTTCACAGCCATGATAGCAAATCAAACAGAGGCCCAACAAATTTTGATGTAAGCTGGGCTCAGAAGCcgattttgtgaaaaaaaacaaaattggcCTTACCAGATAGTCAGCATGGGCTCCTTATTTTTCTTGTGATCTGCCGCGAGCCCAGTTGTGTTAAGCATCTCAAGGTTACCGGGAATGAGGGAAAGCCTCGGATACTGCAAcgaaaacaaaatttatataaatgtgCCCTGTATGAAACTTGACAACCAAGCCCATAAATAGACTATGAACAAAACGAACTAGATGGTACTACTTTTTGTTgtttctgcaaaaaaaaagttgatacTTTTATCTTTTTACCGATTATTCATAAGACATACCACTATATACACACAAATCCACCGGTGTGTACCCTAACACATGCTCACACACTATGTTTCAACAAAACCAGCGAGTGTCTCCTAATAGTAAACTGAATTCCTATTAAGAACACAGACTTAGCGAGACAGTAACTTATAGTAAACCCCTAACCTTACTAAATTCCTATAAAAAAACGCAATTGCGTGTGCATAATAAGCCTGCTGGTGCTTCCCCGCAAAGAGTTAAAACTAGTCCTGTTCATTCAAGTACAGACGTGCAGGTAGTGCCTGTTTTCAGTTCGACCACTCTTCTTCGTATGCTCTAAAATGAAAACAAACAACCCATAAGGCAAGAACTTCTGTTCATGAATTTATGCTAAATTCAGTTGCCTGTTGATCCCAGGCAAAGATCTCATATCTCCTGCAATGTACAGCTGAGCAGTATAACAACCAGACAGCGAGTAAGATATCTCATCCCCTTGATCTGtttgtgttttgttttttttttcctaagtaCCTTTCGTACCTGAAAGCATTTGTTAATTGTCCTGAGAACAATAAAGTGGCGCCGTACCATTGTCCGGCAAAAGTAAAACACACTACGACATTTGCGGCCTTCTGCCCCCATCTGCATTGGATTAGTCAAGCAATAGCAGTTTAGAATCGAGTAAAGAACACAGCAAACAAAAAGTAAATTTTAAGACATCATTATCATGATCATTGTCAACATCATCATCAGATGTTTACCTGCGGCTGCTTCTTTGGAGAAACAGTAGGCACCTAGGTAGCACCAGTGCAAATAGTGCATGCAAAATACTCAAATATAGATGGCATGGAAGAAAGTTAAATCATGTGTGAGCTAACTATACAGTGCCCACAGGCCACAGGTAGCCAGATCAAGAACGCTTTTATCAGAACCACCAAGATGAGAAGAGGTAAAAGGTAAAACACATACAGGTAAAGGTAAAACACATTCTTTCTTCTAAAACTCCATTGTGAACTTTCACTTtcggtttcctttttttctctacaAGCATTCTCTACAAGCTAAGCCACGAAAAAGAGAGGCAAAACAGCAGCAATCCCTCCGACTCCCATGAATGAAAGCAATGGAAGCTATTCAAGCAAACAAGGCAAAAAATTTAATGGTGCCGCCTCGCGTTGCTACTTCGCATCGTCAATCCATGCAAAAATTTGGTATAACCTAGAAAGCTAAGCTTGCCATCAGCCGGTCTAATCCAGTCACGGACGATAGAATACGCCGCGGAAGAAAGATTCATCTCCTGTAAGCAGAAAATGGGCATTCGATAAGTGTCTCACAAAATCAGATGTTTGAGTCAATTCTCAGAATATTTCTGTTGCATACCTGTGCCAGCTCCTCAATTGTGATGGGACGGTTGCCTTCCTGCTCAAAGTACTCAAACGCAGTGCCAGCTATTTCTTCCCACCGTGATAAAGCCTCAAGTTGGTAAGGACTGATTGTCGCCGCCCGGAACTCCTCAAAGTCCATTCTTCTGTAGGCAAGTGGCTCCAACTGAAATCGAATACAAAGTAAATACAAATGAATGACATATAGCATATGTTTATATGAAGATAATGAAATTGTGAGCTGAGTGGGCATTTCATACCGCATTCAAGATATCAAGGGCTCTGGATTCCTTCATAGCATCTGTAGAGTTTTGTAAAAGAGCCTGGAGAGTAAAAATGTTGAAAAGAGTAATTGAGTCTCAGTGTCACAATGGCAGTAATTCAAatgctcaaaaaaaaaaagaacgtgaACAACCTACTCAAAATCATGATTGCGAGGACTTGATAGCATAAGATCACTTACCATCCTGAAGTTTTCAATGCATAGTCGACCATCTGTACTACTTGGTTCTAGCAAGTTGTACTGTGCTCTGATGTAGATAAGCTCATCTTCTGTTATTGCTCTGGACAGAGCCTGTTGCATTGAAAAGGGAAAATAAAAGGATTAGTATATTAAACCTAGAAAACTATTTTATGCATACAAGAAACTAGATTCCACCTCCCTGTATCAAGTATATTAAACCTAGAAAACTATTTTATGCAAGGTGGGACTACATGGTGTATAGTTACATGTACATGCAACCACAGGTGTGTTGTGCTATctgaaaatcaagaaaaaagctggaagtttcatagcaTTGGTATCAGAGGAGGTATATGATGAAGTACTGCAGTGACACTGCATGCTACAGAAATTACAAGGATGAAATCAAAACCTTCAATGCCGCTCGCTTGAAAGGTGTAGAGCGAAGATATGCCTTAATCAACTTAAAAACTAGCATATCCAAAGGGATCGGTCGGCACTCATCTCGCAACCAGGGGTGAGCTACAGAAAAACAGATAATACATAAGAAAACTACTAACATTGTTCTGAAACTAAAAAGAAATGTTATCTGTAACTGATGTAGAGAAACTAAGGAAAATCACTGGGACTACTCACAGAGTGCCTGGGCAGCAGTCATTCTTTTTCTGTAATCCTTGTTAAGAAGTCTTTTGACAAAATCTTTGGCTTCAGGAGATATTGAAGACCACGGTGCATCATCAAAATTAGGATCAGCTCTCAGCACTGAGCGGAAAATGCCTGATTCAGTTCGTGCCCAGAATGGTCTGCTACCGCACAGCAAGATATAAGTGATAACACCAATACTCCACATGTCTGCTTCCGTGCTATATGACCTATGTAGGACTTCTGGAGCAACATAGTATGCACTACCAACAATATCATTTAATCTTTCATCTGTAAAAGAAGGCATTGACCAATCATAAATATGTGTGTCATCAAAACACTTGAGTATTTTCACTATTTGGTTTCAAAAAACAGTATTTTCACCATGTCAGGACAAATTCATaatagagtaaaaaaaaaacataagatgAAACACAAGTTCTTTGGAAGGGCATAATTCTTTTGGGGGGAAATACCTGGCCGTATAAAATCAGAAAGTCCAAAGTCGATGATCTTCATAGGTGAATGGTCATCTCTAGTGCTGAATAGGAAATTCTGATAGGATCAAGGGTAGAATTATTAGAAGGGATATATCAAAAATATTTGTAACAAGATAAACACAATTCAGTTTATGTACTAAACAGAGAAGACAGACCTCTGGCTTCAAATCACGGTGAACAACGCCTTGAAGATGGCAGAAAGAAACAACATTTAATATTTGTTCAACGATAACTTTAGCATCTTCCTCAGTGTATCTCCCACCTCTAAAAAGGGCAAGCGACACTGTATTAGCGAAATACTTGTTTTGGTTTGCAGAAAATGTTTCTCAAGAAAAATACAATACCTGGACAAAATTCTGTCCAATAACTCCCCACCTTCACATAACCTGGTCAATAACAGACGAATAAAATATGAATCACCATGCAACTTTACGAGGAAGAATAGGCTACTTGTAACCAGACAGCAAGCCCATTTTTGCTGAACTTTTAGATGATGGAAGTAAACATCAGCTCTACTTGTAATGCTCTTGATCATATGTACACATTATGTGCTAGAAAAATGGCATAGGGAATATCCGCAGGTTCAACAAAGATCAAACGGTAAAGTCTATTTTGGCCTTTGAATTGTTCTTGAAGTCTAATTTTCACTGCAAACTCACAACCTGCATATTTTTCACCCACCAACTTCCACAACTGGACAAATAACAATCTGAACCCATTCGACAatgatttttttatcacattgtAGTGGCATTCGCTTGTGTAAACTGTAAACTCCTGTTATGATTGTTTTGCTTATATGGGTCCTATTTAGTTAGGTccgcataaaaaaaaacttacttaATAGGAGATTAGGAGTTTGTGCCAGTAAAACTACCATctgaatcaaaaaaaaaatcactggaATAGGGTTGGGGTTTTATTTCTAGTTTTCATAGTTCGGGGTGAgatataatcatttttttttggttcagcGTGAAAAGGTGGACTTCAAGAAGAATTTGAGAGCAACTTTACAAAGATCAAAACAATCAACTATGTAAGGATGGAAAGTCAACAATATcttaaggaaagaaaagaaacgtACTCCATGATTATGTAGACATTAAGGGCATCCTCACATGCATCATAAAATTTGACAAGATTCGAATGCCCAGATAAAGCCTTCAGAATTTTCACCTCTCTACGCACATCCTCAATTGATATTGCTGTTGTCATCTGATAAAAAGGAACACAAAATTGAGATCATGTTCCAAAGGTAAATGTGAATATGTAATAGGACAACCCATAGAACTTCTATTTTATTTGGCCAAGTGCAAACAAAATTTGTGCTAACTGATTGATCATCCTATTAGATACTTGTTCAAGCATTAAAATTAGGTACTTGTGTAAAAAGAAACCATTGCCGACATGCTGATACATACTATATATATTACAGAAAGGAATGCAATTACATGAGATGCAAATAGAACAAAATACGAAAGAATTGAACTACATTAAACAATAAATATGATTGGGGCTCAGTAATTTATGGAAGTAGTCTTCTGCAGTGAATAAAATTGTTGTGAAATGGAATAGTCAATAACAATGCAAGTAATAATGCTCGATCAAAATGTGTTTACATGCACAAGAAACATCAATGCTCTCGTGCACATATACGTGTACGTACATTTGTTATGACAATGTATACTAGATTTTGGCGGCAATTTGTTGGGCTGACATAAAGAAACAGGAAATAAAGATTGAACAGTGTCTAATTCAGTAATACATGTGATTTCAAGGACAATCATCTTATTATCAAGATTACTCAACTAAGGAACCAAAATATAGAAGATACTTATtcaccacacaaattttcttaTCCTCTAGCTCCAATCATATCAAAGCGCCCCACTATGGATTTAAGTAGCCCTAAACTCTTTTACAGTGAACCAACATTTTGAAACTACTCCAGCTACAATGCACTATTTGCCAAGCTATCTGGGAATCATACAGAACGCAGTCACTTCTTAGCATAATCGAACACTGTATATACAACATACCAAGACCCCACATTTTGTTAAATAATGAACAAGAGAACAAGAAACAGGTAGCAGTATGGCAGATGGATATATGATCAGATCACAAAAGCAGACAAAACATTAAATGTAGGAATGCTGAAAACAAGATATCCACAATGCACTTTCTACCCCCCACAAGAAATGCCAGCACGATTACGAATACAAACTCCAATCTCAATGCTCAACTTATCCTAACAAGCAAATGATTAAATCGCTGTTGCAATGTCTGCTGATGGAATTACCAGGTGGCTAAATACTTGCTGCCAAACCAAACCACCAATCCTGATCCATCATAAAACTCATCGATGGATCATAGCAAAGTGGCGACTCTATGTACGAGCTAAGTCTAAAGAAATTCGATGGATTgtgcacttcttttttttttttttgagagagagagagagagaggagagtgagATCACGAATGGTCAGACCTTGGCTTTGGAGATGACCTTGACAGCGAGGAGTTGGCCTCTCATGTCGCCCTTGCGGGCACGCGCGAGGCAGGTGTGGCCGAAGTGGCCGCGACCCACCTCCTTCCCCAGCTCGTACTTGGCGGCGAAGTGGCGGTCATAGCCGAAGCTCTTGTCGAGCTCCCGCTCcacctccccggcggcggcgccgcccccgcccccgtgCTCCGGGATCGGGACCTCGGCGGGCGGCTTCGCGGCCTGCTGCGCCTGGGCCGTGGCCGGCGACCGCTGCCCGAGGCGGCGCGCGAGGGACGCCTTGATGTgcttcgccggcgacggcggcgggaacgGCCGCCTGAAGAACCGCCTCGGCGTGGTCGCCGACGGCGCAGGCGACGGTGCGATGCCCTCGGGGAGCGGGCTCCCCGCCCACGGGCTCCCCGCCaccgacgacctcgccggcgtcgcccccctcctcctcggcgtccccgccggcgacggcctcccgctcctcctccctcctccccctcctccccctctccccacctccacctcctcccccgccgccgacgcgctcaccgagatggtcgtcgtcgtcgtcgtcgtcaccacccctcctcccccctccccatcCACCGGCACGTTCCTCGCGTAACACTGCCCCATCTCCCCCGCCCGCCGCGATCGCCCCTCCCCCCAACGaatgcggcggccgcggcggcgctgctccccggcggcgaggtggtcgagATGCtctccacccccacccccactaGGATTTAtagcggagaggaggaggagagaagaaatggGGGAAGAAAGAAAATGGAAGGGAGCAATGGTGGTGTGATGAATGAATGAAACGTACGCGCCTCGAGCATCCGCgagggaggcgaggcgagggggGGAGCCACCTCGCTGACGGATGGGCCCCACAAGGGATACCGCGGTGGGGCCCATAGGTCAGTGGCGGAGGGTTTTAGGGTGGGTAGGGTGTGATGAGTGTATagctgtgtgtgtatgtattTTCGTAGGGCGTCTTTTTGTACGCTctgctcttttcttttcttttttttttgttttgaatttaGCCGTTGTACAGATGTACACAGAGAGATACGGCTGACGAGTTTGGAAGAATGCTTCCAAGAGTTTAATGGGGGGCTTTTAGGGATTTCCCCTCTCTAACTCTCTTTATTGTTGTGGCTAGCGACACATGTTCTCGTGTGTCTTCTAGTAGTGATCGGTCGGTGACATTTGTTATTTGAAATCATGGACGTGAGACCATTGGATATGTGTTGAACGGGGTGCGAGGAATTGGAGTTTTGTGTCTTTACTTTTGATGAGAATGGGATGCTAAGCATTAAACGGTTCAAGTAATTTGCATTGCAACTCTTGTAAGGGAGACGGCTATAATTTAAAAAGCACGTGGTTTTTTTAATGTGAGTAGGATTTCTTTTGATTCCCAACAAAGGTGTATATGtctcatttatataattttcaatATCAATATGATCGTTGATACCGTTACTCATATTCTACCTTTTTAGGTTTTACGAGCACGAATAATCCAACTTTCCGTTATACTAGTTGTGTATCTAACTCATGCACGTCAAACGACAAATTCCGTTATACAAGCGATGCCCTAGAAGATAACGAGCGTACACCATCGTCATTACCGTTTAAACCGTTACGTCGTTCATTTTTATCTAGAAAAAGAAGACTAACTACCACTGAAACATTGTAAAACAATTCACGAGCCATCAttaaaccatatcatttttgaTAGAGGAGGTGAAATTTCAACCGCGTGAAAAATCAAATGATACATCCGTCGATCAAATTGATCATCTTGCTCTCTTTGGTGGTGCGATTCAACTGGATTTATGCGAGTGATCATCATATCATAGTGCAATCCATCATCCATGGCGTAGGGAGGATGTGGTCAGTGGCACACCTGacactgccatgtgggccccaccctccgtgggccccacctgtcattacCCTACGCGTATAGGCGCTCTAGGTCCGTGTCCCCTCCCTTCCCTCACTGAAGTAACAGTAGCATCCCCCACGCGGAAAGCCATGTGACCCAATTTTCCCCCCTCGAAAtacgggatttttttttctctcatgtaTTCAACACAAAAATACAAACAGATACGACTACGTTTAAATGTATTCTAGTATTTGAAGGCACTCTTAAATGTAGTGCTCTAAATATACGCCCTTCCAATCTTGCATATCTCCAAGATATGCATCAATAAATgggggagcgtatcctatgcacacaagtcTTCGCATGTACACAcagtgtacaccaactaaaaattatcacaaaaaattttagaaaaattcatacatgtactttcaatagtattacatctacgtgcaaagtcgcatcttcaaattcattctacatagagaataacaaaaaagataaaattctgacaaaattgcactgtcagattttttgtttttttgttacggctaaaatataatgaatttgacgttaagatttaaccctaggtgtaatacaattgaaagtatgtgtatgattttttctagattttttggtaacattttttagttggtgtgcacgtgtgtacacgtgaggacctgtgtgcataggatatgttgtcCAATAAATGAGCACTAATTTATGGGtgatttctttttattttggatACATATGGATTCATGTCGTGTATATCTCTCTATCTATCCATGCATTGTCTTCCATTATTATTATCTAATACCAAAATTTAATGGCTGCATCCATTCTTATTTTTGCAATATTTGATTAATTTATTCTTGAAATGGACTGTGTACAATTGATGCTTGCTTGCTCCAAGTGCTCTGTTTTTCTTGCAGACAGGTCAGGTGGTGGTCCTTGTTCTAGCGTCACTTGCaagtttactccctccgtcaaagaaaaaaaaaacagactctgggtttccgtgtccaactttgactgtccgtcttatatgaattttttttataatttatatttttattattgttatatgataaaacatgattaatactttatgcgtgacttgtcttttaattttttttcaaataagacggacggccaaacgttggacacggaaatcagggtttgtcttttttttgggacggagggagtatgttattACCACCTTTCTATGCTTTCATCACTggatagtaaaaaaaaagattgattaAACTGACCATTTCGGATAT
Above is a window of Oryza sativa Japonica Group chromosome 10, ASM3414082v1 DNA encoding:
- the LOC4349091 gene encoding CDPK-related kinase 3; the encoded protein is MGQCYARNVPVDGEGGGGVVTTTTTTTISVSASAAGEEVEVGRGGGGGGGRRSGRPSPAGTPRRRGATPARSSVAGSPWAGSPLPEGIAPSPAPSATTPRRFFRRPFPPPSPAKHIKASLARRLGQRSPATAQAQQAAKPPAEVPIPEHGGGGGAAAGEVERELDKSFGYDRHFAAKYELGKEVGRGHFGHTCLARARKGDMRGQLLAVKVISKAKMTTAISIEDVRREVKILKALSGHSNLVKFYDACEDALNVYIIMELCEGGELLDRILSRGGRYTEEDAKVIVEQILNVVSFCHLQGVVHRDLKPENFLFSTRDDHSPMKIIDFGLSDFIRPDERLNDIVGSAYYVAPEVLHRSYSTEADMWSIGVITYILLCGSRPFWARTESGIFRSVLRADPNFDDAPWSSISPEAKDFVKRLLNKDYRKRMTAAQALSHPWLRDECRPIPLDMLVFKLIKAYLRSTPFKRAALKALSRAITEDELIYIRAQYNLLEPSSTDGRLCIENFRMALLQNSTDAMKESRALDILNALEPLAYRRMDFEEFRAATISPYQLEALSRWEEIAGTAFEYFEQEGNRPITIEELAQEMNLSSAAYSIVRDWIRPADGKLSFLGYTKFLHGLTMRSSNARRHH